The genomic interval GCCGAACCAAGGGCCGCCCGTCTTGCGCCACTTGACCGAGGGGCGCGGACAACGGCCGTGCCGGGCCAGGCGGCGGCCCAGGCCGCGCGCGACCGCACTCCAGCCGAAGCGGAAGCCGACGCGTATGTAAGGGGGGATGGAGTTGTGGACGGGGGAGCAGGTGAGCTGGAGGACGCGGGAGTCCACGGGCTCGGTCGGTCCCGAACCACCCGGCCTCGTCCGCCACTTGGGCTCCGCCACATACGCGTGATGTACGTCCCCGGACAGCACGAGCACCGACGCCGGCGCCCCGTCTCCCGAGCCCACCTCGGCGATCAGGTCCGCCAGCTCCTCGAAGGACTCCGGGAAGGCCGCCCAGTGTTCCAGGTCGGCCGCGCGGCGCAGCTTCTCGCCGAAGTCGGCCCAGCGGGCGCCCCGTTCGCCCCGGCACAGGGCCGCGTCCCAGGACTCGGCGTCGTGGACGAGGTGCGGCAGCAGCCAGGGCAGGGAGGTGCCGATGAGGAGGTGGTCGTAGGAACCGGGGTCCTTCAGTGCCTCGGTGCGCAGCCAGTCGGCCTCGCCGGGGTCGAGCATCGCGCGGTGCTGCTCGTCGAGGACGCGGGCCGCCCTGCTGTCCACCATCAGCAGGCGGACGCGGCCGAAGTCGCGCCGGTAGCTCCAGCGGACGGTGGCCGGGTCGGCGTCGGCGCGGCAGGCGAAGGCGCGGAGTTCGTCGGTGCCGTCGGGGGTGTCGCGGACCGCCAAGTAGAGGGGATCGGCGGCGAGTTCGGTGGGGGAGAGGTTCCCCAGGTGCTGATGCACCCAGTACGACATCAGGCCGCTCAGCAGTCGCTCGCGCCACCACGGGGTGGCCCGCATGTCGGCCAGCCAGGCGGCGCTGGTGTTCCAGTCGTCGATGACGTCGTGGTCGTCGAAGATCATGCACGACGGCACGGTGGAGAGCAGCCAGCGGATCTCCGGGTCCAGCCAGGACTCGTAGTAGAGGCGCGTGTACTCCTCGTAGTCCGCGACCTCGCTGCCCGGCGGCTCGCGCAGGTCGCGGCGGGCGGAGAGCCAGCGGCGAGTCGCGTCGGAGACCTCGTCGGCGTAGACCTGGTCGCCCAACAGGAGGAGTACGTCCGGCCGTTCGGACTCCGGGTCGCGGGCGATGCGCGAGGCCAGGGTGTCCAGGGCGTCCGGGCCCACGGGGTCGTGGGCGTCGGCGGCCGGCGCGGCCCAGCGGCAGGAGCCGAACGCGACGCGGACCGTACCGTCGGCGTCCGGGGTGTGGATCACGGACGGCGGGAAGGGCGAGTCCGGCAGCGGCCAGACGCGCGCGCCGTCCAGGAACACGTCGTACGGCGTCGACGTCCCGGGCGTGAGGCCTTCCACCGGCACCAACGCGTAGTGGTGGCCCGCCACTTGGAAGGTCCGGGCGGTGCCGCCCGCGCCGTCCGCGCAGCGCACCTCGGCGGTGCACGGACGGCTCGCCTCGACCCACACGGTCGCGGACGAGCCGTCGGCGTAGCGAAGCAGTGGTCCAAGGCGCAATCCGGCCACGGTTGATCACCCGCCCCTTGTCTGGTCGGGCTCGCCTCCGGGGCGCCCAAGCCGGTGTCGAGAGCACGACCGTGCTCAGCGCTTCGCGCCTCCGCGCGCTCGCACTCTCGACACCGGCGCGCCCCTACGGCTCGCCCTCCTCCGTCGCCCCGTACGGTACGGAACGACGGAGGTCAGTGACCAGGTTCCGGGGCTGTCGAAAAGGATCAGCAGCCGCTGAGGACCGAGGTGAGCTTGGCCTTCTCGGCGGTGTCGACCGAGAGGTCGTAGTAGTACTTCACCTGGACCCAGGCACGCACGTAGGTGCAGGCGTACGAGGTGAGCGAGGGCATCCACTCGGCCGGGTCCTTGTCGCCCTTGGACTGGTTGACGTTGTCGGTGACCGCGAGGAGCTGCGGGCGGGTGACGTCGTTGGCGAAGGACTCGCGCTGGGCGGTGGTCCAGTTGCGGGCGCCGGAGTCCCAGGCCTCGGCCAGCGGGACGAGGTGGTCGATGTCGACGTCGGAGGCGGCGGTCCAGGTGGCACCGTCGTAGGGGGAGTACCAGCTGCCGCTGGTGGCGACGCAGGCGGAGGTGGTGACGACGTTCGTACCGTCGCGCTTGAGGATCCACTCACGGGTGTTGCAGGTGCCGCTGATGGTGTCCCAGGTCGGGAACAGGTCGCGCTCGTAGCCGGTCCTGACCTCGGTCGCCACGGTGAGGGAGGCGAGGTAGGTGCGGGCGGTGGCGGCGCTGACCGGGGTGGGGAGGGCGGCGGAGGCGGTCGGGCCGTTGAAGAGTCCGGCGAAGGCTATGAGTCCGGTGAGTGCCGCGAGTATGCTGAGCCGTCGTCGACGCGCGTAGAACTTCGGCATGCGAACTCCCTTGTGGTGTGGGGGTGTTGGAGTGCGAGCGGGGAAATGCTCGCGGTGCCGTGTTGCGGGGAGGTGTGCGTCCGGTAAGAAGCTAGTGACGTGCGCATGACACAACAAGGGGCGCGGCGAGACTTTCCTCACGGGTGGGCAGGGCCGGTCCTCGCGTACAGTGGATGGCGCAGAAGGGGAGTAGCTCTTCGCCGGACCGTCGACATACTGCTCAGCTCGTCTGAGCCGGCGCCCGGAGGCAGGTTCATCTCGCAGGTGGGATGGGTCGGCCAGCGAGACCTTCGGTAAAGCAGTGCACTAGTCGTTTTTCGTGTGCGCTGCCGTGCCGAGGTGTCCGCGGACAGCAAACACACTCTCGGTGGGGCAGCCCCGACCGATTGAGGAATCTTGATCAGCATCAGCGTGACGGCGCTCGTTTTCGGCGTCGTCTTTCTCGCCGAACTCCCCGACAAGACCGCGCTCGCCGGACTCGTCCTCGGCACCCGTTACCGCGCCTCGTACGTCTTCGCCGGCGTCGCCGCCGCGTTCCTTCTCCATGTCGTGCTCGCGGTGGCGGCGGGCAGTGTACTGACGCTGCTGCCGCAGCAGTTGGTGGCCGCGGTGACCGGTGTGCTCTTCCTGGGCGGGGCCGCGGTGCTCCTCTTCAAGAAGGGTGACGACGAGGAGGAGGTCCGCAAGCCGAAGGACCAGTCCTTCTGGCGGGTCTCCGGCGCCGGTTTCATGCTCATTCTGGTCGCCGAGTTCGGTGATCTGACCCAGATCATGACGGCCAACCTCGCGGCCCGTTACGACGATCCGTTCTCCGTCGGGCTCGGTGCGGTGCTGGCGTTGTGGGCGGTGGCCGGGCTGGGCATCGTGGGCGGAAAGGCGCTGATGAAGCGGGTGCCGTTGAAGTTGATCACGCAGGTCGCGGCGGTGCTGATGCTGGGGCTGGGGGCGTGGAGTCTGTGGGAGGCCGTCGCCGGGTGACGGGGGCCGATGGGGGCTTTGGCTCGGCGGGGTGAGCTGAACGGTGGGTGAACTGTTCCGGGGGGCGGTGGCGCGATGCCGGTTCGGTTTTGTACCGTAGGGAAACAAAGTGGTTCCCGTCCGTTCTCCCTGACCGGCGGGCGGGGCCACCTTGTCCCTCCGGGGGTTGACCCGCGTTTCTCTCTCCCGTTCCTTGGAGCCTGCCGATGACGGCCACCACCGTGCTCACCGCCCGCGCCCTCCTGCTGGACATGGACGGCACCCTCGTCGACTCGCACGCGGTCGTCGAGCGGATCTGGCGGAACTGGTCCGATCGGCACGGGCTGAACGCGGACGAGGTCATGAAGGTCGTGCACGGGCGGCAGGGGTACGCGTCGATGGCGCTGCTGTTGCCTGGCCGGCCCATGGAGCAGAACTACGCGGAGAATGCCCGCATGCTGGCCGAGGAGACCGCGGACGTCGACGGCGTGGTGCCGATCCCGGGTGCGCGGGAGTTTCTGGCGTCCTTGCGGGGGCTGCCGCACGCGCTTGTCACGTCGGCGGATGTCGCGCTGTCCACGGCGCGGATGGGGGCGGCGGGGTTGGAGCTGCCGGAGGTTCGGATCACCGCCGAGTCCGTCGGCGCGAGCAAGCCTGATCCGGAGGGCTTTCTGAAGGGTGCCGCCGAACTGGGCATCGCGCCCGCGGACTGCATTGTCTTCGAGGACTCCGGGGCGGGTATCGCAGCCGGGCGGGCGGCCGGGATGCGGGTGGTGGGGGTTGGGCCGCAGGCCGGGTTCCATCGGGCGGATGTGGTGGTGCGGGATCTGCGTGAGGTGCGGGTTGAGGATTTGGGGGGCGGGGGGATTCGGCTGCACGTGGGGTAGGGGCGGGTTGGGGGTGGCGCGTCGGTTGTGCCTCCTGGGGTTGTGTTTGCGGGTGCCGCGCCGTGGGGGCTGGTCGCGCAGTTCCCCGCGCCCCTTTGGGGCGCTGGCCCTCGGGTCGGCGCAGCGTCACGGCTCGGTCGTCTCCGACTCCAGTCGCGCCCGCGTAGCCGCCCCGTACACCCCCAGCGTGTCGGATGTGATGCCTCGGGCCACCTGGTAGGTGCGTACGGACGTCTGGACCTGTTTGTCGAAGATGCCGTTGTCGGGGCCGGTGTAGAGCCTCAACTGGGTCAGGCGGAGCTGGAGTTCGGTTACCTCGGGGCCTTCGTCGCCGCGTTGGAGGATCGTGGTGGGGGTGCTGTTGCCCTGGCGGTCGGTGGCGGAGGGTGTCGAGGTGGTGGCGGTGGGCGTCGGGGTGTGGCTGGGGGACGCCGATGTCGACGCCGTGGCGGACGGGGTCGATGACGCCGTCGGTGACGGGGGCTCGCTGAGGGAGGGGGTCGGGGACGCCGACGTCGGCTGTGCGGACGTGGAGCCGGTTGTGGACGGTGTTGCCGGTGACCCGCTCTTCGATGCCGTCGGGACGCTTGCCCGTACGCCCTGGGGGGCCGCCTCGTCCCGCGACGGGGGCTCGTACGAGAACATGCCGCTCGCGAAACCCGCCACCGCGGCCACCGCTACGACGGCTCCCGTGACGGCTAGGAGGACGGTGCGGCGGTTGCGGCGGCGCGGGGGGTCCTCGTCGTCCGTGGGGTGGTCCGGGGTGCCCTCGGCGCTACTGCCGTCCGCGAACAGGCTCAGGTCCGTCGGGGTCGGGAGGATCGACGTGTCCCCCTGAGGAGCCGGTGCGGCCGTTGAGGGGGACACCGCTCGCAGCAGCATCGTCTCCTCGACCGCCGGCAGCCGCTGGGTCTCACCCTCGGGTGCCGGCGGCGGCACCGGTGCGGGCGGCTGCTCCTGCGGGTTGCCGTCCAGTTCCACATACGGCCTGATCCGCAGCGGGTCGAAGTCCTCCGCCGCTGCCGCCTCCGCCGTGCGCGCGTCGCGCAGCGCGTCGGACGCCCGTTGGGTGCAGGCGCAGGACGGGGAGCCGTCGGATGCCCGGGGTGCCCCGCACTGCGGGCATATGTGGCCCTTCGCCTCGTTCACGTGTTCGTCCCTCCCCGTCGGACTCCAGAGGTTATGCGGATCTCCTTCACGCCGTCTCCTCCGACCCCCGGAATGACAGCTTCCAAACGGACTCAACAGGCCGTAACCCGCCATACCGATCACGATGGATGTGTAACGAGAGCCGCAGGAGGTCTTCATGGCCGGCGATGCGCACGGTATGACGGGGAATGTGCACGACGCGCAGCCACCGGAGAGGCCCCCGCAGCGGGGCAGTTCCGCTCAGGAACACGTGTCGGGCAACGTCCTCGTCTCGATCGGGGCGCTGCTCCTGGGGCTGCTGCTCGCCGCCCTCGACCAGACCATCGTGTCGACCGCGCTGCCGACGATCGTCAGCGATCTCGGCGGGCTGGAGCATCTGTCGTGGGTGGTCACCGCGTATCTGCTCGCCTCGACCGCCGCGACCCCGCTCTGGGGCAAGCTCGGCGACCAGTACGGCCGAAAAAGGCTGTTCCAGATCGCGATCGTGATCTTTCTCATCGGGTCCGCGCTCTGTGGCGCGGCGCAGAACATGCCCCAGCTGATCGGCTTCCGGGCGTTGCAGGGACTCGGCGGCGGCGGGCTGATCGTGCTGTCGATGGCGATCGTCGGTGACGTGGTCTCCCCGCGCGAACGCGGGCGCTACCAGGGGCTGTTCGGTGCCGTCTTCGGCGCGACGAGTGTCCTCGGGCCGCTCCTCGGTGGGCTGTTCACCGAGCATCTGAGCTGGCGCTGGGTCTTCTACATCAACCTCCCCGTCGGCGTCGTCGCCCTCGCCGTCATCGCGACCGCCCTGCACATCCCGCGCAAGTCGACCCGGCACGTCATCGACTACCTCGGCACCTTCCTGATCGCCGCGGTCGCGACCTGCCTGGTTCTCGTCGCCTCGCTCGGCGGCACCACCTGGGGCTGGGGTTCGCCGCAGATCATCGGGCTCGCGGTGCTGGGTGTGGTGCTGATCGGGGCGTTCGTCGCCGTGGAGCGCCGGGCCGCCGAACCCGTCCTCCCGCTCAAGCTCTTCCGCGTCCGCACCTTCACGCTCGCCGCCGTCATCAGTTTCATCGTCGGCTTCGCGATGTTCGGCGCGATGACCTATCTGCCGACCTTCCTCCAGGTCGTGCAGGGCATCACGCCGACCATGTCCGGCGTCCACATGCTGCCGATGGTGTTCGGCATGCTGATCTCGTCCACCGCCTCCGGCCAGATCGTCAGCCGCACCGGCCGCTGGAAGGTGTTCCCCATCGCGGGCACCGGCATCACCGCCCTCGGCCTGCTCCTGCTCCACCGCCTCGACGAGGGCAGTTCCACCGCCGAGATGAGCGCGTACTTCTTCGTCTTCGGGCTCGGACTCGGCCTGGTCATGCAGGTGTTGGTGCTGATCGTGCAGAACGCCGTCTCGTACGAGGATCTCGGCGTCGCCACCTCCGGCGCGACCTTCTTCCGGTCCATCGGGGCCTCGTTCGGCGTCGCCATCTTCGGCACGGTCTTCGCGAGCCGCCTGGGCGACAAGCTCACGGATGCTCTCCGGGGCACCTCGCTGCCGCCGGGCGTCACCCCGGACGGTCTGGAGTCCGACCCGCGCGGAATCTCCCAACTCCCGCCCGCCGTACGCCCCGAGGCCCTCCACGCCTACGCCTCGTCCATCACCGACGTCTTCCTCTACGCCGCCCCCGTCGCCCTCGTCGGCTTCGTCCTGGCGTGGTTCCTCAAGGAGGACAAGCTGCGCGGCTCGGTCACGGCGCCCGACGTCACCGAGACCCTCGCCAGCAACCCCGTCCAACGGTCCTCCTACGACGAGGTGTGCCGCGCGCTGTCCGTGCTCGGCACGAGGGAAGGGCGCCGCGAGATTTACAGGACGATCACTGAGAGAGCGGGCTACGACCTTCAGCCCGCGGCCAGTTGGCTGCTGCTGCGCATCAAGCGGGACGGCTGGGCGGAACCGGGAGTGCTGGCCGAGCGCAGCTCCGTGCCGCTGACCGTCATCCTTGCCGCCGTCCGTCAGATCGAGGGGCGCGGGCTGGCCGTACGCGAGGGTCTCGACCTCCGACTGACCGACCAGGGACGGGAAGTGGCCGAGAAGCTGTCCCAGGCCCGTGAGGAGTCCCTCGCGGAGACCCTGGGGGACTGGTGGGGACCGGACCGGCCCACCGATCTGATCCAGCTGGTGAAGGAACTCAACGGCGAGCTGTGCGGGTCGGACAGCGAGCAGCCGCACAACGGGACGGCCGCGAAGCTCAGTTGAGGTTCTTACGGAACCAGTGCTCCGCGTACGGGTCGTCGTTGTGCCGCCCGGTCTCCTCGTAGCCGAGCCGTGCGTACAGGGCGCGGGCCTCCACCAGGTCGTTCCGGGTGTCGAGGACCATCGCCTTGGCGCCCAGTTCGCGGGCGGCGTCCTCGGCGGCCGTGACGAGCCTCGGAGCGCCGCCCCGACCGCGCGTCCCCTCGTGGACGAAGACCCTCGTGAGTTCGGCGGTCGTCGCGTCGAGGAGTCGTACGCCCGCCGACCCGGCCGGCGCACCCTCGTACCACCCCACCAGCAACTGGCCGCCGGGCGGGGCGAGTTCGGCGCCGGTGCGGGCGGCGATCTCCCGCTCCAGTTCGGCGGGGTCCGTCCGACGGTTCTCGTGCAGCAGGTACCAGCGGTCGCTGACCTCGGTGTAGTACGCCCGCCAGAGCGCGGCGGCGACGGGGGAGTCGTAGGGTTCCGGGGCGATCGTCCAGGTCATGCCGCCATTGTCAGGAGCCGGTGGGGGCGCGGCGCAACCGGATATGGGTCACCTCGGGGGAGGTGTCCAGGACCTGGGTCTTCGTCCACTCGATGTGCGCGTCGCCCACGTTGTCGAACAGCCGGCGCCCGCCGCACGCGAGGACCGGCACGACGTGCAGGAGCAGTTCGTCCAACCACCCGGCGCGGATGAACTGTTGGACCAGATCGGCGCCGCCCGCGAGGGAGACGTCCTTGTCGCCGGCTGCCTCGCGGGCCAGCTCCAGCGCGCGGCCGGGGCCTTCGGTGACGAAGTGGTAGGTCGTGCCGCCCTTCTTCACCACCGACTCCCGCGGCTGGTGCGTGACGACGAACACCGGTGCGTGGAACGGCGGTTCGTCACCCCACGGGGTCTCCCCGCTGACGAACATCCCGTGCCCCATGACCACCGGCCCCAGCCGCTCGATCCACTCGGCGAGCAGCTCGTCGTCCGGGCCGCCCGCCCCGCCCTCCCATCCCTGCATCCGGCGAAAGCTCCGCAGCCCGAACACCCACGCGTGCAGCCGCTCCCCGCCGATGCCCAGCGGATGCTCCGGCCCCGACTCCCGCCCCGCGATGTACCCGTCCAGCGACACGGCCAGCCGTGCGACGACCTCACCCATGACTACCTCCTCGATCGGTTCTTACCCGTGCGTCGAACGGGGTGAGGCGGAATCGACACACCCGCACCACGAATTCCGCCGAGGTGTGGCCGTCGTTTGAAGAGGGCCTTTGAGGCAACCCGGTAGATGAACCGACCGACTACGAGAGCCGGTTGACCAAGAACCCGGAAGGCACTCATGTCCACAGGCGTGATCATCGTTTTGATCGTGATCGTGGTCGGCGTGGTCGCTGCCGCGGCCGCCCTGGCGCTGCGTGCCCGAGGCGCGACCGGCGGCTCGGGCCTGAAGCGCCGCTTCGGGCCGGAGTACGAGCGGACCGTGGCCCGGCACGACGGCGACACGAAGGCCGCCGAGCAGGAGCTCGGCGCCCGAGTCCAGGAGCACGGTTCGCTGGAGGAGCAGCCGCTGGAGCCCGCGGCCCGTGAGCAGTACCAGGCCCGTTGGGCCTCCGCCCAGGAGCTGTTCGTTGACTCGCCCCGCCAGGCCATGTCCGACGTCGACCAGCTGCTCGGTGAGGTGGCCGGGGCCCGCGGCTTCCCCGACGTAGACGAGTACGAGAAGCAGTTCGACGCGCTGTCCGTGCACCACGCCCACCACGTCCACGGCTACCGGCGCGTGCACCGCGTCGTCACCGCGCGGACGAACGGCACACCGGAGAGCCAGGCCGGCACCGAGGAGATGCGCGAGGCCATGCTCGAAGCCCGCGCCCTCTTCGACGACCTGGTGAGCGACGACAGCCGTAACGGCAACGCGCACGGGCGCGGCGGCCGCCACTCGATCGGCGCATCCAACAAGCAGGCACTGAAGGGGAGTTGAGCTATATGTCCGACGCGATACGGCCGACCGGCGACAACACGGACGCGAGCAGGAGCACGAACGCGGAGCGCGCCGACCGCAAGGAAGCCGACAGGACCATGGACAAGACCGCCGAGCAGCGGGATGCCGAGAAGGCGTCGCGTGAGTCCGGTACCGCGACCGGGTCCGGCACCAAGCCGTTCGGCAGCAGGACCGGCGACGACAAGTCCACCGACGGCAGGACCGGCGACAGCAGGACCACCGACGACAAGTCGGCACCGCGAGGCTCCGAGAAGGTGACGCCGCTCGGCTCGTCCGAGAGGACGCCGACCGCATCGACCCCGACGACGACATCGACGACCTCGTCGCGTGAGACCGACCGGGCGATCCCGAGCCCGCGCACCGGCGACACGACCGGCACCGAGCGCTCGGACCGTACCGACCGCTCCGAGCCGTCGGCCCGCCCCGTGCACGCCCCCGAGCCCGCCCCGGCCGTCGCCAGCGGTGCCGCCTCCGGCAACGGACGGCGTGTCCCGCAGGACGCCGAGAACGGCAGCCTGCTGGCGCACGACGAGAGCGACAAGTTCAGCCTGCGGCTCCAGCACGCGGTCACCGGGTTCGTCGACGAGCCCCGGTCCGCCGTGGAGGAGGCCGACCACGTACTGGAAGAGGTCGCCGCCCGCTTCACGGAGGCCGTCACCAAGCGCCGCGCCACCCTGCACGGCTCCTGGGAGTCCAAGGGCACCGACGGCTCGGACGACACCGAGCAACTCCGCCTGGCCCTGCGGGACTACCGCGAGCTGACCGAGCGGCTGCTACACATCTGACCCGTCAGATCCACCTGTTCCGTCAACCGCCCGGCGCTCCCGCCACTCCCGCGCGACCTCTTCGACGTCGTAGGGCTTCATTCCCAGCGGGGGGCCGGGCGGCGGCTTGAACATCATGTCGCGGATCTTCACGTTGACTTCGGTGATGATCTGCCGTGCGATCCGCTCCGAAGGGGCCGAGTACGCCGCAGCGAGGGCGTCCTCGGCCTCTTTGCGCAGGGCCAGCGTCGGCGGCAGCACGGAGATGCCCTCGCGGGCCATCTTCTGCTTGATCCACCACAGTTCGTCGTACGTCGTGTCGGCGCCGGACGGCAACGGCTTGCCCGCACCCGGTAGTCGGGCGAACTCTCCGGCCCGCTCGGCTTCCCGGATCTGCCTGTCGACCCAGGACTCGAAGGACACACCCGGTGGCTTTCGCTCGGTCATGACTTCAATTGTGCCGGACGCGGTGGCGCCGGGCGATTTATCATGCGCCCGCTGCTGTAAGGACACTTCATAGGGGAGCGCACGTGCTCGAACTCACCATGGCCTCGGTCTCCGGGACGGACGAGGGCGCCACGGCCGGCATGCTGATGGCCGACGCGCCCAGTGACCCGGGCGCGGTGCTGCGGGTGGGCCGCGACGAGACGGTGTGCCGGCTGGTGACACCGGACGACTGGCTGTTCATCTCGCGGGTCCATCTGGAGTTCCTGTGCGGACCCGAGGGCATCTGGCAGGTGAGCTGGCTGAGAGGCTCCCAACCCGACCCGTCCTCCGAAGTACGCCTGATCGTCGGCGAGTACGCCCAGACCGTCGGCTACGGCGGCAGCGTGCCGTTGCCGCGCGGCGGGAGCGGCGAGATCGTCATCCAGGACCGCACCGGGCCGCGCAGCGTCAACGTCGGCTTCTATCACGAGGGTTGAGACCCCGGGAGGGCCCGGAGAGCCGGGAGGGCCGGAAGGGTGCTAGGCCAGCACGCGCGCCAGCGCGAAACCGTCGTAGCCCTTCTTGCCCACCGTCTGGATCGCCGTCCCCGACAGGCGCGCGTGCGAGCCGATCAACTCGATCGCGGTGCGCGTGCCTTGGACGTCCGGTGACGTGTTGTCCGGGTCGGCCACCCGGCCGCCGCGGACCACGTTGTCGATGATGATCAGGCTGCCGGGGCGGGTGAGTTTGAGGGCCCACTCCACGTAGTGCGGGTTGTTGACCTTGTCGGCGTCGATGAAGACCAGGTCGAAGGGGGCTGGGTTCTCGGCGGTCTCGTCGGCGAGTTGGGCCAGGGACTCCAGGGCCGGGCCCACCCGTACCTCGACGATCTTGTCCAGGCCCGCGCGGGCGAGGTTGCGGGTGGCGACCTCCGCGTGCTTCGGGCTGTACTCCAGGGAGATCAGCCGGCCGTCGGCGGGCAGCGCGCGGGCCAGCCAGATCGTGCTGTAGCCGCCGAGCGTGCCGATCTCCAGGATGCGCGAGGCGCCCTGGATCTGGGCCAGGAGGTGCAGCAGCTTGCCCTCGGCGGCGGACACCGCGATCTGAGGGAGGCCGCCGGCCTCGCTGTCGCGCAGGGTCGCCTCCAACACCTCGTCGTCCGGGGCGAGTTGGCTGATGAAGTAGTCGTCGACGTCGTCCCACACCTGTGACTCGCTCATGTGCTCGTGCCTTTCGTCATGTCCAGCAGTGTGTCCAGCAGTGTGTTCAGTGACAGGGGCCGACCACCCGTGCCGGCTCCCCGAGTCAACTACCCGGCGCGCGCGTCGGCGGAGGTGGAAACGCCGGGGGCGGTGGGATCTCCGGCCGACGCGTCCGCCGGGATCGCCGTACGGCCAGCAGGACGCCGGTCGTCGTGAGGACCGCCAGGCCCCCGCCGATCGTCAGCAGCCATGCCGGGACGCCCGCGACCTTGCTCAG from Streptomyces sp. NBC_01288 carries:
- a CDS encoding alkaline phosphatase D family protein, with translation MAGLRLGPLLRYADGSSATVWVEASRPCTAEVRCADGAGGTARTFQVAGHHYALVPVEGLTPGTSTPYDVFLDGARVWPLPDSPFPPSVIHTPDADGTVRVAFGSCRWAAPAADAHDPVGPDALDTLASRIARDPESERPDVLLLLGDQVYADEVSDATRRWLSARRDLREPPGSEVADYEEYTRLYYESWLDPEIRWLLSTVPSCMIFDDHDVIDDWNTSAAWLADMRATPWWRERLLSGLMSYWVHQHLGNLSPTELAADPLYLAVRDTPDGTDELRAFACRADADPATVRWSYRRDFGRVRLLMVDSRAARVLDEQHRAMLDPGEADWLRTEALKDPGSYDHLLIGTSLPWLLPHLVHDAESWDAALCRGERGARWADFGEKLRRAADLEHWAAFPESFEELADLIAEVGSGDGAPASVLVLSGDVHHAYVAEPKWRTRPGGSGPTEPVDSRVLQLTCSPVHNSIPPYIRVGFRFGWSAVARGLGRRLARHGRCPRPSVKWRKTGGPWFGNQLMTLTLHGRSARLRLEQARADGTLKTVDESPLTPP
- a CDS encoding HNH endonuclease family protein, which gives rise to MPKFYARRRRLSILAALTGLIAFAGLFNGPTASAALPTPVSAATARTYLASLTVATEVRTGYERDLFPTWDTISGTCNTREWILKRDGTNVVTTSACVATSGSWYSPYDGATWTAASDVDIDHLVPLAEAWDSGARNWTTAQRESFANDVTRPQLLAVTDNVNQSKGDKDPAEWMPSLTSYACTYVRAWVQVKYYYDLSVDTAEKAKLTSVLSGC
- a CDS encoding TMEM165/GDT1 family protein is translated as MISISVTALVFGVVFLAELPDKTALAGLVLGTRYRASYVFAGVAAAFLLHVVLAVAAGSVLTLLPQQLVAAVTGVLFLGGAAVLLFKKGDDEEEVRKPKDQSFWRVSGAGFMLILVAEFGDLTQIMTANLAARYDDPFSVGLGAVLALWAVAGLGIVGGKALMKRVPLKLITQVAAVLMLGLGAWSLWEAVAG
- a CDS encoding HAD-IA family hydrolase is translated as MTATTVLTARALLLDMDGTLVDSHAVVERIWRNWSDRHGLNADEVMKVVHGRQGYASMALLLPGRPMEQNYAENARMLAEETADVDGVVPIPGAREFLASLRGLPHALVTSADVALSTARMGAAGLELPEVRITAESVGASKPDPEGFLKGAAELGIAPADCIVFEDSGAGIAAGRAAGMRVVGVGPQAGFHRADVVVRDLREVRVEDLGGGGIRLHVG
- a CDS encoding peptidoglycan-binding domain-containing protein, which translates into the protein MNEAKGHICPQCGAPRASDGSPSCACTQRASDALRDARTAEAAAAEDFDPLRIRPYVELDGNPQEQPPAPVPPPAPEGETQRLPAVEETMLLRAVSPSTAAPAPQGDTSILPTPTDLSLFADGSSAEGTPDHPTDDEDPPRRRNRRTVLLAVTGAVVAVAAVAGFASGMFSYEPPSRDEAAPQGVRASVPTASKSGSPATPSTTGSTSAQPTSASPTPSLSEPPSPTASSTPSATASTSASPSHTPTPTATTSTPSATDRQGNSTPTTILQRGDEGPEVTELQLRLTQLRLYTGPDNGIFDKQVQTSVRTYQVARGITSDTLGVYGAATRARLESETTEP
- a CDS encoding MDR family MFS transporter, with product MAGDAHGMTGNVHDAQPPERPPQRGSSAQEHVSGNVLVSIGALLLGLLLAALDQTIVSTALPTIVSDLGGLEHLSWVVTAYLLASTAATPLWGKLGDQYGRKRLFQIAIVIFLIGSALCGAAQNMPQLIGFRALQGLGGGGLIVLSMAIVGDVVSPRERGRYQGLFGAVFGATSVLGPLLGGLFTEHLSWRWVFYINLPVGVVALAVIATALHIPRKSTRHVIDYLGTFLIAAVATCLVLVASLGGTTWGWGSPQIIGLAVLGVVLIGAFVAVERRAAEPVLPLKLFRVRTFTLAAVISFIVGFAMFGAMTYLPTFLQVVQGITPTMSGVHMLPMVFGMLISSTASGQIVSRTGRWKVFPIAGTGITALGLLLLHRLDEGSSTAEMSAYFFVFGLGLGLVMQVLVLIVQNAVSYEDLGVATSGATFFRSIGASFGVAIFGTVFASRLGDKLTDALRGTSLPPGVTPDGLESDPRGISQLPPAVRPEALHAYASSITDVFLYAAPVALVGFVLAWFLKEDKLRGSVTAPDVTETLASNPVQRSSYDEVCRALSVLGTREGRREIYRTITERAGYDLQPAASWLLLRIKRDGWAEPGVLAERSSVPLTVILAAVRQIEGRGLAVREGLDLRLTDQGREVAEKLSQAREESLAETLGDWWGPDRPTDLIQLVKELNGELCGSDSEQPHNGTAAKLS
- a CDS encoding GNAT family N-acetyltransferase — encoded protein: MTWTIAPEPYDSPVAAALWRAYYTEVSDRWYLLHENRRTDPAELEREIAARTGAELAPPGGQLLVGWYEGAPAGSAGVRLLDATTAELTRVFVHEGTRGRGGAPRLVTAAEDAARELGAKAMVLDTRNDLVEARALYARLGYEETGRHNDDPYAEHWFRKNLN
- a CDS encoding dihydrofolate reductase family protein — its product is MGEVVARLAVSLDGYIAGRESGPEHPLGIGGERLHAWVFGLRSFRRMQGWEGGAGGPDDELLAEWIERLGPVVMGHGMFVSGETPWGDEPPFHAPVFVVTHQPRESVVKKGGTTYHFVTEGPGRALELAREAAGDKDVSLAGGADLVQQFIRAGWLDELLLHVVPVLACGGRRLFDNVGDAHIEWTKTQVLDTSPEVTHIRLRRAPTGS
- a CDS encoding J-domain-containing protein; amino-acid sequence: MTERKPPGVSFESWVDRQIREAERAGEFARLPGAGKPLPSGADTTYDELWWIKQKMAREGISVLPPTLALRKEAEDALAAAYSAPSERIARQIITEVNVKIRDMMFKPPPGPPLGMKPYDVEEVAREWRERRAVDGTGGSDGSDV
- a CDS encoding O-methyltransferase, which translates into the protein MSESQVWDDVDDYFISQLAPDDEVLEATLRDSEAGGLPQIAVSAAEGKLLHLLAQIQGASRILEIGTLGGYSTIWLARALPADGRLISLEYSPKHAEVATRNLARAGLDKIVEVRVGPALESLAQLADETAENPAPFDLVFIDADKVNNPHYVEWALKLTRPGSLIIIDNVVRGGRVADPDNTSPDVQGTRTAIELIGSHARLSGTAIQTVGKKGYDGFALARVLA